One genomic window of Bradyrhizobium sp. B124 includes the following:
- a CDS encoding ROK family protein — protein MAEDTGLTTGIAHHGASRLPSVDIDSFNIELKDDEGFLGDRASKGAFRKILDRWRKPLRKSDEDPFGEEPSDQISKKKLDELLVGDDTEASAVVHSAIEEFAQELAYVTRRFLGTKAWAKTERIVVGGGFRDSRLGELAIARTDIILKSEDFKVDLVPIRFHPDDAGLIGTLHLAPSWIFEAHDGVLAVDIGGTNIRCGIVETRWKKAPDLSKATVWKSELWRHADDEPTREGAVKRLVKMLKDLIAAAEKENLRLAPFIGIACPGVINEDGSIEKGAQNLPGNWESSKFNLPASLVEAIPQIGDHDTAIVMHNDGVAQGLAEVPFMQDVARWGVLTIGTGLGNARYTNRKKDNGKDEKKAEKRDKDDEDEKSEKKAKKAKKADA, from the coding sequence ATGGCCGAAGACACCGGACTGACCACAGGAATCGCGCACCACGGTGCCTCGCGGCTGCCATCCGTCGACATCGACAGCTTCAACATCGAGCTGAAGGACGACGAGGGTTTTCTCGGCGATCGCGCTTCCAAGGGCGCTTTCCGCAAGATCCTCGACCGCTGGCGCAAGCCGCTGCGCAAATCCGACGAGGATCCGTTCGGCGAGGAGCCCTCGGACCAGATCAGCAAGAAGAAGCTCGACGAATTGCTGGTCGGCGACGACACCGAGGCCTCCGCGGTCGTGCACAGCGCGATCGAGGAGTTTGCGCAGGAGCTTGCTTATGTGACGCGGCGCTTCCTCGGCACCAAGGCCTGGGCCAAGACCGAGCGTATCGTGGTCGGCGGCGGCTTTCGCGACTCCAGGCTCGGCGAGCTCGCCATCGCGCGCACCGACATCATCCTGAAGTCGGAGGATTTCAAGGTCGACCTGGTGCCGATCCGCTTTCATCCCGATGATGCCGGGCTGATCGGCACGCTGCATCTGGCGCCGTCGTGGATTTTCGAGGCGCATGACGGCGTGCTCGCGGTCGATATCGGCGGCACCAACATCCGCTGCGGCATCGTCGAGACGCGCTGGAAGAAGGCGCCCGATCTTTCCAAGGCAACGGTCTGGAAATCCGAGCTGTGGCGCCACGCCGATGACGAGCCGACGCGCGAAGGCGCGGTGAAGCGGTTGGTGAAGATGCTGAAGGATCTGATTGCTGCCGCCGAGAAGGAGAACCTCAGACTCGCGCCGTTCATCGGCATCGCCTGTCCCGGCGTCATCAACGAGGACGGCTCGATCGAGAAGGGCGCCCAGAATTTGCCGGGCAATTGGGAGAGCAGCAAATTCAACCTGCCGGCGAGCCTGGTCGAGGCGATCCCGCAGATCGGCGATCATGACACCGCGATCGTGATGCACAATGACGGCGTGGCGCAGGGGCTGGCCGAGGTGCCGTTCATGCAGGATGTCGCGCGCTGGGGCGTGCTGACGATCGGAACCGGGCTCGGCAATGCCCGCTACACCAATCGCAAGAAAGACAACGGCAAGGACGAGAAGAAGGCCGAGAAAAGGGACAAGGACGACGAGGACGAAAAGAGCGAGAAAAAGGCCAAGAAAGCCAAGAAGGCCGACGCCTGA
- a CDS encoding SDR family oxidoreductase: protein MTKSAKGTALVTGASSGIGAIYADRLARRGYDLILVARNRERLDGLAKRLATETGRSIEIVAADLAKRGDVARIESILRSNEGISVLVNNAGVGATAPLLASDVDKMSDMIALNVDALMRLTYAAVPGFVARGGGTIINIASVVGVQPELLNGVYGGSKAFVLALTHSLQHELKDKNIRVQAVLPGATATEFWDIAGTPVAHLPGEIVMKAEDMVNAALAGFDQGEVFTVPSLPDAADWQAYEAARQKLMPNLSRSTPAARYGVNAA from the coding sequence ATGACCAAGTCAGCCAAAGGCACGGCGCTCGTTACCGGTGCGTCGTCCGGAATCGGTGCCATCTACGCGGACCGGCTCGCACGGCGTGGCTACGATCTGATCCTCGTTGCCCGCAACCGTGAGCGCCTCGACGGGCTCGCCAAGCGTCTCGCGACGGAGACAGGCCGATCGATCGAGATCGTCGCCGCCGACCTCGCCAAGCGCGGCGATGTTGCACGGATCGAATCCATTCTGCGCAGCAACGAAGGCATCAGCGTGCTGGTGAACAACGCCGGCGTCGGCGCCACCGCACCGCTGCTCGCATCCGATGTCGACAAGATGAGCGACATGATCGCGCTCAATGTCGACGCGTTGATGCGCCTGACCTATGCGGCGGTGCCGGGATTCGTCGCGCGCGGCGGCGGCACCATCATCAACATCGCCTCGGTCGTCGGCGTCCAGCCGGAGCTGCTCAACGGCGTCTACGGCGGCAGCAAGGCCTTCGTGCTGGCGCTGACCCACTCGCTGCAGCACGAGCTGAAGGACAAGAACATTCGCGTCCAGGCCGTGCTGCCGGGGGCCACCGCCACCGAGTTCTGGGACATCGCCGGCACGCCTGTCGCGCATCTGCCCGGCGAGATCGTGATGAAGGCCGAGGACATGGTGAACGCTGCGCTGGCCGGGTTCGACCAGGGCGAGGTCTTCACCGTACCGTCGCTGCCGGATGCTGCCGATTGGCAGGCCTATGAGGCGGCCCGCCAGAAGCTGATGCCGAACCTGTCGCGCAGCACGCCCGCGGCGCGTTACGGGGTGAACGCGGCCTGA
- a CDS encoding GlxA family transcriptional regulator, with protein MQEIGFVVFPEFQVMGFTAITAFEVANLIAGVPFYEVTLLSENGGPVRSSAGFNVETEAFGDRNFDTVFIGAGHELHPASAKLIDYMRRAMATSQRIAAPCIGAFSLAEAGLLDGRRVSTHWQFAPELQARFPGLKVEQDRIYIVDGPIWTSAGMTATIDLALAMIEHDLGVEVARSVARKLVVYHRRTGGQSQFSALLELDPKSDRIQNALNYAKAHLRNELSVEELAEVARLSPRQFSRAFRAETGQSPAKAIEQLRVEAARELIGDGRHSMDEIAGETGFADRERMRRAFLRVLGQPPQTIRRHARAAAKTAA; from the coding sequence ATGCAGGAGATCGGCTTCGTCGTCTTCCCGGAGTTCCAGGTGATGGGCTTCACCGCCATCACCGCCTTCGAGGTCGCCAATTTGATCGCGGGCGTGCCGTTCTATGAGGTCACGCTGCTGTCGGAGAATGGCGGCCCGGTGCGGTCATCCGCCGGCTTCAATGTCGAAACCGAAGCCTTCGGCGATCGCAACTTCGACACGGTCTTCATCGGCGCCGGCCACGAGCTTCATCCGGCATCGGCGAAGTTGATCGACTACATGCGACGCGCCATGGCGACATCGCAGCGCATCGCCGCGCCCTGCATCGGCGCCTTCTCGCTGGCTGAAGCCGGCCTGCTCGACGGCCGGCGCGTCTCGACGCACTGGCAATTCGCCCCGGAATTGCAGGCCCGATTTCCCGGGCTGAAGGTCGAGCAGGACCGCATCTACATCGTCGACGGGCCGATCTGGACCTCGGCCGGCATGACCGCGACGATCGATCTGGCGCTGGCGATGATCGAGCATGATTTGGGCGTCGAGGTCGCCCGTTCGGTGGCCCGCAAGCTCGTTGTCTATCACCGCCGCACCGGCGGACAGTCGCAGTTTTCAGCGCTGCTCGAGCTCGACCCGAAATCCGATCGCATCCAGAACGCCCTCAACTACGCCAAGGCGCATCTGCGCAACGAGCTCTCGGTCGAGGAATTGGCCGAGGTGGCACGGCTCAGTCCGCGCCAGTTCAGCCGCGCCTTCCGCGCCGAAACCGGCCAGTCACCGGCCAAGGCGATCGAGCAGCTCCGGGTCGAGGCTGCCAGAGAATTGATCGGCGATGGCCGCCATTCGATGGACGAAATTGCCGGTGAGACCGGCTTTGCCGATCGGGAACGGATGCGGCGGGCGTTCCTGCGGGTGCTGGGCCAGCCGCCCCAGACCATCCGCCGGCACGCGCGGGCCGCGGCAAAGACCGCCGCCTGA
- the rplU gene encoding 50S ribosomal protein L21 — protein MFAVIKTGGRQYRVVPNDVLEIGKIAGDVGTIVQLGEVLVLGGDTPVLGTPTVAGATVAAEVLQHKRGAKVIAFKKRRRKNSRRKRGYRDELTVLRITEILADNAKPTVGPRPKKEKVAAPADDGEDAAPKAAKKKAPAAKKAPAKKAAAKS, from the coding sequence ATGTTCGCAGTCATCAAAACCGGCGGCCGGCAGTACCGTGTCGTTCCGAATGATGTACTCGAGATTGGCAAGATCGCCGGCGATGTCGGCACGATCGTGCAGCTAGGCGAAGTTCTGGTGCTCGGCGGTGACACGCCGGTGCTGGGAACGCCCACCGTGGCAGGCGCCACCGTTGCGGCCGAAGTGCTGCAGCACAAGCGCGGCGCCAAGGTGATCGCGTTCAAGAAGCGTCGCCGCAAGAATTCACGCCGCAAGCGCGGCTATCGCGACGAGCTCACGGTGCTTCGCATCACCGAGATCCTCGCCGATAACGCCAAGCCGACCGTCGGCCCGCGGCCGAAGAAGGAAAAGGTCGCAGCGCCCGCCGATGATGGCGAGGACGCAGCACCGAAGGCGGCCAAGAAGAAGGCGCCGGCCGCGAAAAAGGCTCCGGCCAAGAAGGCCGCGGCCAAGAGCTAA
- the rpmA gene encoding 50S ribosomal protein L27, which produces MAHKKAGGSSRNGRDSKGKRLGIKAFGGERVIPGNIIARQRGTTWHPGLNVGMGTDHTLFAKVEGHVEFRAKANGRTFISVIPMAEAAE; this is translated from the coding sequence ATGGCTCATAAAAAAGCAGGCGGTTCATCGCGCAACGGACGTGATTCCAAGGGCAAGCGCCTTGGCATCAAGGCGTTCGGTGGCGAGCGCGTGATCCCCGGAAACATCATCGCGCGTCAGCGCGGCACCACCTGGCATCCTGGCCTTAATGTCGGCATGGGCACCGATCATACTCTCTTCGCCAAGGTCGAGGGTCATGTCGAGTTCCGTGCCAAAGCCAATGGCCGCACATTCATATCGGTTATTCCGATGGCAGAGGCGGCCGAGTAG
- a CDS encoding GNAT family N-acetyltransferase — protein MLQDIPTPTLREARACVLETERLTLRKPTLADVKAIARLANDRRIAENTRRLPHPYTQDDAIDFVRALGAGGRETVFLIENNHTPIGMVGIDWRDETAAELGYWLGVDHWGQGFGTEAARAVIDYFFEEFDLDQLIAGARVVNPLSRNILEKCGFQWSGVELHRFEALGSSSPVDAFRLSRGVWASLKSWNSSKRRES, from the coding sequence ATGTTGCAGGACATCCCGACGCCGACCTTGCGCGAGGCAAGAGCTTGCGTCCTCGAGACCGAACGGCTGACATTGCGCAAGCCGACGCTCGCGGACGTAAAAGCAATTGCACGCCTCGCCAATGACCGCCGCATCGCGGAGAACACCCGCCGCCTTCCGCATCCCTATACCCAGGACGACGCCATCGACTTCGTGCGCGCGCTCGGCGCCGGCGGACGCGAAACCGTCTTCCTGATCGAGAACAATCACACGCCGATCGGCATGGTCGGCATCGACTGGCGCGACGAGACCGCGGCCGAACTCGGCTACTGGCTCGGTGTCGACCATTGGGGCCAGGGTTTCGGCACCGAGGCCGCGCGCGCGGTGATCGACTACTTCTTCGAGGAATTCGATCTCGACCAGCTGATCGCGGGCGCCCGCGTCGTCAACCCGTTGTCGCGCAACATCCTCGAGAAGTGCGGCTTCCAGTGGAGCGGCGTCGAGCTGCACCGCTTCGAGGCGCTGGGCTCATCGAGCCCGGTCGATGCCTTCCGGCTGTCGCGCGGCGTCTGGGCTTCGCTGAAGAGCTGGAATAGTTCGAAGCGGCGGGAGAGCTGA
- a CDS encoding DMT family transporter, translating into MSLFAKLSSYDDRSARLAGIGLMLLSIFMFSFGDAMGKFLVATYSVGQLLWLRACAALLVLLPIVWKRRADFLHLERPWLQLLRVTLSTLEVAAFFLATVYLPLADVITYYLAGPIFVTAMSGLVLGEHIGWRRWTAILVGFCGVLIALRPSAQTISWPAMIALGGSLSFAVLMLITRSLRATPDIVLATTQFGGTFILGLVLSPIGWVTPSAGSLVLFFTAGIISVAALLCVNRSLKLAPASVVVPYQYSMIVWAVIFGFVVFGDVPSWATIVGAAIIIAAGLYIFVREQQLGRTESAINPPA; encoded by the coding sequence ATGAGCCTGTTCGCAAAACTGTCCTCCTACGACGATCGATCGGCGCGGCTTGCCGGCATTGGCCTGATGCTGCTGTCGATCTTCATGTTCTCGTTCGGCGACGCGATGGGCAAATTCCTCGTCGCCACCTATTCGGTCGGGCAATTGCTGTGGCTGCGCGCCTGCGCGGCACTGCTGGTGCTGCTGCCGATCGTGTGGAAGCGGCGCGCGGATTTCCTGCATCTGGAGCGGCCGTGGCTGCAATTGCTGCGCGTCACGCTGTCGACGCTGGAGGTCGCGGCGTTCTTCCTCGCGACCGTCTATCTGCCGCTCGCCGACGTCATCACCTACTATTTGGCCGGTCCGATCTTCGTCACCGCGATGTCGGGCCTCGTGCTCGGCGAGCATATCGGCTGGCGGCGCTGGACCGCGATCCTGGTCGGCTTTTGCGGCGTGTTGATTGCGCTGCGGCCATCGGCGCAGACCATCAGCTGGCCGGCGATGATCGCGCTTGGCGGCAGCCTGTCGTTTGCGGTGCTGATGCTGATTACGCGCTCATTGCGCGCGACGCCCGATATCGTGCTGGCGACCACGCAATTCGGCGGCACCTTCATCCTCGGCCTCGTGCTCTCGCCGATCGGCTGGGTGACGCCATCGGCCGGCAGCCTCGTGCTGTTCTTCACCGCCGGCATCATCTCGGTCGCGGCGCTGCTGTGCGTGAACCGCTCGCTGAAGCTCGCGCCGGCAAGCGTGGTGGTGCCGTACCAGTATTCGATGATCGTCTGGGCGGTGATCTTCGGCTTCGTGGTGTTCGGCGACGTGCCGTCCTGGGCCACGATCGTCGGCGCCGCCATCATCATCGCGGCCGGCCTCTACATCTTCGTGCGCGAGCAGCAGCTTGGGCGCACCGAGTCCGCGATCAATCCGCCGGCGTGA
- a CDS encoding MaoC family dehydratase, producing the protein MSEFDPTQHRMVPAQRWFEDFVLGERFVIPSRTQTSAVFAAFQTASGDTHPIHYDVEYCRTRGMPDLLAHGFQTLVHTAPGAGLFPYVVEESLIGFLEQSSKFLKPVYAGDTIYPALEVIELAPGRTTGVVTLRSTVHNQRRELVLEGMQKFLVRRRPAA; encoded by the coding sequence ATGAGCGAATTCGACCCCACCCAGCATCGCATGGTCCCCGCGCAGCGGTGGTTCGAGGATTTCGTGCTCGGCGAGCGCTTCGTGATTCCGAGCCGAACCCAGACCTCGGCCGTGTTCGCGGCGTTCCAGACCGCCAGCGGCGACACCCATCCGATCCATTACGACGTCGAATATTGCCGCACGCGGGGCATGCCGGACCTGCTTGCGCATGGCTTCCAGACCCTGGTGCACACCGCGCCCGGCGCCGGGCTGTTTCCCTATGTCGTGGAGGAGTCGCTGATCGGCTTCCTGGAACAGTCGAGCAAGTTCCTGAAACCGGTCTATGCCGGCGATACCATCTACCCCGCGCTGGAGGTGATCGAGCTCGCGCCCGGCCGGACCACGGGCGTCGTGACGCTGCGCTCGACCGTGCACAACCAGCGCCGCGAGCTGGTGCTGGAGGGGATGCAGAAATTCCTTGTGCGGCGGCGGCCCGCAGCATGA